DNA from Desulfuromonas sp. AOP6:
TCAAAAAACCAAACACGGGTGTGTAAATCGCGGATGCATTCTTCATTTTTACCTCCTGATCAAAACCGACGACGGTAACCGACTTCCACTATGGACTGGCCCCTGAAGGCCCCTGTGGGATTGTCGTACAAACCGAAAACGCCATACTGATGAACCTGGCTGGCGGACATATCCAGAGACCCTCCGGCCGCGATACCCTCATAAACCACGGAAAATCGCGTGCGGCTGTCGATATCCGCCACGGCGGCCGTATCGTTGGCCGGATCGGCGTCACCTACAACCCAGTTTCCCAGGTTGGCCGCATCAAAATCGCTGTTCAGATTCAACCAGGCCGGCGGTGCCG
Protein-coding regions in this window:
- a CDS encoding PilX N-terminal domain-containing pilus assembly protein — protein: MNKSSKILQNQRGSIMLIALLLMALLTIIGISALDISEIEQKIASNDRIVKKNFYLAEASALEATSRLESLPSDEIAPDAAAPPAWLNLNSDFDAANLGNWVVGDADPANDTAAVADIDSRTRFSVVYEGIAAGGSLDMSASQVHQYGVFGLYDNPTGAFRGQSIVEVGYRRRF